From Halobacillus sp. Marseille-Q1614, the proteins below share one genomic window:
- a CDS encoding Gfo/Idh/MocA family protein yields the protein MIKAALLSKWHVHAVDYAKQAQEQQNLSIEAVWDEEKERGDQWAQELGVPFEPDLETVLLNSEIDAVIVTTPTISHKDVIVSAAKHKKHIFTEKVLALTVEECNEILAEVEKAGVQLMVSLPRLVESYYLYAQEALDKGWLGQLTMVRCRMAHNGAVASADHPDGWLPAHFYEREHTGGGAFIDLGAHPIYLANRLAGTPQAVMARLQSVFHQDVDDQAAVIVDYESGTLGILETSFVSGGSPFQLELYGTEGSILIEQNELRIKSSHLNTKDWVKPEEMMESLPMPLVQWVNAIEKGEEPTITKEDALNLTLVNEGAALSEKEGRRVDLQPIKNSLAR from the coding sequence ATGATAAAAGCAGCGTTACTCAGTAAATGGCACGTTCATGCTGTTGATTATGCGAAACAGGCACAGGAGCAGCAGAATTTATCGATAGAAGCTGTTTGGGATGAAGAAAAAGAACGGGGAGATCAGTGGGCACAAGAGCTGGGAGTTCCTTTTGAGCCTGACTTAGAGACCGTCTTATTAAACTCGGAGATTGATGCTGTTATCGTAACTACTCCAACGATCAGCCATAAGGATGTGATCGTATCTGCCGCAAAGCACAAGAAGCATATTTTTACAGAGAAGGTACTGGCCTTAACGGTAGAAGAGTGTAATGAAATCTTAGCTGAAGTAGAAAAAGCGGGTGTTCAGCTGATGGTTTCTCTTCCGAGGCTGGTGGAGAGCTATTATTTATATGCACAGGAAGCTTTGGACAAAGGTTGGCTGGGGCAGCTTACAATGGTCCGCTGCCGAATGGCGCATAATGGTGCTGTCGCTTCCGCTGATCATCCAGACGGCTGGCTGCCTGCGCATTTTTATGAAAGAGAGCATACGGGAGGAGGAGCTTTTATTGACTTAGGAGCTCATCCCATTTATTTAGCGAATCGCCTGGCAGGAACCCCGCAAGCTGTAATGGCTAGACTGCAATCGGTTTTCCATCAGGACGTTGATGATCAGGCCGCAGTCATCGTGGATTATGAATCCGGAACCCTTGGGATCCTTGAAACAAGCTTCGTATCCGGGGGAAGTCCTTTCCAGCTGGAGCTGTACGGTACCGAAGGAAGTATACTTATTGAACAAAATGAATTACGTATTAAGAGCTCACATTTAAACACTAAGGACTGGGTGAAGCCGGAGGAAATGATGGAATCACTCCCAATGCCGCTCGTTCAGTGGGTGAACGCCATTGAAAAAGGGGAAGAGCCTACAATAACGAAAGAGGATGCCTTGAATTTAACACTAGTTAACGAAGGTGCAGCTCTTTCTGAAAAAGAAGGAAGAAGAGTAGATCTTCAGCCGATAAAAAACAGCCTCGCCAGATAA
- a CDS encoding LTA synthase family protein, translated as MKRMIWFSIFTLASFIKLASVSHHLLSDWSKGALLVSLSFSLLVFSIMFLFRKYYFWYGALISLAVSFYCWSSYLYMDYFQTPLSSYVTLQSSNLSGMSESIFEQMAFWQIVFFIDAFLLTLWIFYERYIRTSGPVISERSFKPFSVLVVFSLIFLSLKPISMQVSGKGDLLFKKYTADSHLSNYGLIGHQAIDWVEFLTSQQLLELSADEKQSINELLASEDYAVPREEPLMMPGIFEGKNLLFIQFESLQQFVLGEKVNGEEITPNLNKLASGGVSFTNYYPQTAEGNSSDAELLVLNSLYPLKEGSTFFRYPGADYPSLTKIFKEKDYTAAAFHGDEGSFWNREAVYPSMGFDRYYDITDYKHAEEKSIGMGLSDEAFFEQTADHLQTVKKPYVASLITLTSHTPFIIPEEEKMIDVDDMKGSHLGQYFESIHYTDHYLGEFMEAMEENGGLQDTVIVIYGDHNGLFRESKQEVEAWKGEEITEDQWRTDYVPVPLIVSNPDIQKPLLIDDVMGQIDTAPTLLDWFGFSEDALAGSALGHNINRYINEDVFLLRGDYGERIVIQQDETVTDYKPHHSEILNVSEQLIKSNFAHQ; from the coding sequence CTCTCCTTGTTTTCAGCATCATGTTTCTTTTTAGAAAATATTATTTCTGGTACGGGGCCTTGATTTCCTTAGCTGTCAGCTTCTATTGCTGGTCATCTTATTTATATATGGATTATTTTCAGACACCGCTTTCTTCTTATGTTACTTTACAGAGCTCCAATCTTTCAGGCATGTCAGAAAGCATTTTCGAACAAATGGCGTTTTGGCAGATTGTCTTTTTCATCGACGCTTTTCTTTTAACCTTATGGATCTTTTATGAAAGATATATTAGAACGTCGGGGCCGGTTATTAGCGAACGAAGTTTTAAACCATTTAGCGTTCTCGTTGTCTTCTCTCTTATCTTTTTATCTTTAAAGCCGATTTCCATGCAAGTAAGTGGAAAAGGAGATTTGTTGTTTAAAAAATACACCGCCGATTCCCATTTAAGTAACTATGGTTTGATTGGCCACCAGGCGATCGACTGGGTGGAGTTCCTTACCTCACAGCAGCTTCTTGAACTTTCTGCGGATGAAAAACAAAGCATTAACGAACTGCTGGCAAGTGAAGACTATGCGGTTCCACGGGAAGAACCGTTGATGATGCCTGGTATTTTCGAAGGGAAAAATCTGCTTTTCATTCAATTTGAGTCGCTTCAGCAGTTTGTCTTAGGAGAGAAGGTTAATGGTGAAGAAATTACCCCGAACTTAAACAAGCTTGCGTCAGGCGGCGTTTCTTTTACGAACTATTATCCGCAAACTGCAGAAGGAAACAGCTCTGACGCTGAACTGCTCGTATTAAACAGCCTTTATCCTTTGAAAGAAGGAAGCACATTCTTTCGTTATCCGGGGGCTGATTATCCATCTCTCACTAAAATATTTAAAGAAAAAGACTATACAGCGGCAGCTTTCCACGGGGATGAGGGGTCCTTCTGGAATCGGGAGGCCGTCTATCCTTCGATGGGGTTTGATCGATACTACGATATTACCGATTATAAACATGCTGAGGAAAAGTCGATTGGAATGGGACTTAGTGATGAAGCTTTTTTTGAGCAGACGGCGGATCACTTGCAGACTGTGAAGAAGCCCTATGTCGCCAGTCTGATTACGTTAACCTCCCATACTCCTTTTATAATACCTGAGGAAGAGAAAATGATCGATGTTGATGACATGAAAGGCTCTCATCTTGGGCAGTATTTCGAAAGCATCCACTATACCGATCATTATTTAGGAGAATTTATGGAGGCGATGGAAGAAAACGGCGGGCTTCAAGATACTGTTATCGTCATCTATGGAGACCATAATGGCTTGTTTAGAGAATCTAAACAGGAAGTGGAAGCATGGAAAGGGGAAGAAATTACGGAGGATCAGTGGCGCACTGATTATGTTCCTGTTCCACTCATTGTTTCGAATCCAGATATCCAAAAGCCGCTCCTCATAGATGATGTGATGGGCCAAATCGATACTGCTCCAACTCTACTCGACTGGTTTGGCTTTTCTGAAGATGCATTGGCCGGCAGCGCCCTCGGCCATAACATCAACCGCTATATCAATGAAGATGTCTTTCTATTAAGGGGAGATTACGGCGAGCGTATTGTCATTCAACAGGATGAGACGGTCACTGATTACAAGCCTCATCATTCCGAGATTCTAAATGTATCAGAACAGCTGATTAAGTCTAACTTTGCCCATCAATAA
- a CDS encoding MBL fold metallo-hydrolase encodes MEKRAPIDLGKRIHLIDGFDLGVPGRTGTYVIEEEQLTLVETGPSMSVPRILEGLKDLSLDVKDVRYIILTHIHLDHAGGAGLLLKECPQAEVIVHPRGRRHMADPSRLIEGARAVYGDDFDRLFDPIVPIPDEKLIIKEDDGALEIGPDCTLSFLDTPGHAKHHIGIYDPVSKGVFTGDTAGIRYHQIEGVTFYLPSTSPNQFDPEAMKQSIERMKQLELERVYFGHFGMSEEPEAAFDQVVSWIPDFLSAAEEAIEREEGVKGIKERLQHKIYTYLKGYSIEDDHPVYEVINLDIEVCAMGLADYFHKQRG; translated from the coding sequence ATGGAAAAGAGAGCACCTATCGATTTAGGAAAGCGGATTCATTTAATTGACGGCTTTGATCTGGGAGTCCCTGGGCGGACAGGTACATATGTTATCGAAGAGGAGCAGTTGACGCTGGTTGAAACAGGACCGAGCATGTCAGTTCCGCGAATTTTGGAAGGGTTAAAAGATTTGAGTCTCGATGTGAAAGACGTCCGCTATATTATTTTAACTCATATCCATTTAGACCATGCCGGGGGAGCCGGACTGTTATTGAAAGAATGTCCGCAGGCAGAAGTCATTGTTCATCCGAGGGGAAGACGGCATATGGCGGACCCGTCCCGGTTGATTGAGGGTGCACGTGCGGTGTATGGGGATGATTTCGATCGTTTATTTGATCCGATTGTTCCTATTCCCGACGAAAAGCTGATCATTAAGGAGGATGACGGTGCACTGGAGATTGGGCCCGACTGTACGCTCTCATTTTTAGATACACCCGGTCATGCCAAACACCACATCGGAATTTATGACCCTGTAAGCAAAGGTGTGTTCACAGGAGATACAGCGGGTATTCGTTACCATCAAATAGAAGGCGTGACATTCTATTTACCTTCGACATCTCCGAATCAATTTGATCCTGAAGCTATGAAACAATCGATTGAGCGGATGAAGCAGCTGGAATTGGAGCGTGTCTATTTTGGTCATTTTGGAATGTCGGAAGAACCTGAAGCAGCTTTTGACCAGGTCGTTTCATGGATTCCGGACTTTTTATCGGCAGCGGAAGAAGCGATAGAACGTGAAGAAGGTGTAAAAGGAATAAAGGAACGCTTACAACATAAAATTTATACTTATCTTAAAGGCTATTCCATCGAGGATGACCATCCTGTTTATGAAGTCATTAACCTGGACATTGAAGTGTGTGCGATGGGATTGGCTGATTACTTTCATAAGCAAAGGGGCTGA